The Chloroflexota bacterium genome has a window encoding:
- a CDS encoding NTP transferase domain-containing protein has protein sequence MKGIVLAGGTATRLFPLTIVTNKHLLPIYDRPMIYHPIETLAGMGIRQVLVIVGGKSVGDVVELLGDGRHFGIDLTYRYQRGALGIAHAIGLARDFVGDDAFCCVLGDNILRGPTLAATAREFEEGSWGAGTLLYRVPDPERFGVAELDEGGHVIRFEEKPAHPRSDLIPIGVYFLRPDAFAVIERLAPSGRGEFEITDVLNHYIAEGGLYSRVYEGHWMDAGTVPSLLRAAELAAEDDAAGRLSPPPRDNA, from the coding sequence ATGAAGGGCATCGTCCTGGCCGGCGGCACCGCGACGCGGCTCTTCCCGCTGACGATCGTCACGAACAAGCACCTGCTGCCGATCTACGACCGGCCGATGATCTACCACCCGATCGAGACGCTCGCCGGGATGGGCATCCGGCAGGTCCTCGTCATCGTCGGCGGCAAGAGCGTGGGCGACGTCGTCGAGCTGCTCGGGGACGGGCGGCATTTCGGCATCGACCTCACCTACCGCTACCAGCGCGGCGCGCTCGGCATCGCCCATGCGATCGGTCTCGCCCGTGACTTTGTCGGCGACGACGCCTTCTGCTGCGTCCTCGGCGACAACATCCTCCGCGGTCCCACGCTCGCGGCGACCGCCCGCGAGTTCGAGGAGGGGTCGTGGGGCGCCGGGACCCTCCTCTACCGCGTCCCGGACCCCGAGCGATTCGGGGTCGCGGAGCTCGACGAGGGCGGCCACGTCATCCGCTTCGAGGAGAAGCCCGCTCACCCGCGGAGCGACCTCATCCCGATCGGCGTCTACTTCCTCCGCCCGGACGCCTTCGCCGTCATCGAGCGTCTCGCCCCGTCCGGGCGTGGCGAGTTCGAGATCACGGACGTCCTCAACCACTACATCGCCGAGGGTGGCCTCTACAGCCGCGTCTACGAAGGCCACTGGATGGACGCCGGCACGGTTCCGTCCCTGCTCCGGGCGGCCGAACTCGCCGCCGAGGACGACGCGGCCGGGCGTCTCTCCCCACCGCCCCGGGACAACGCATGA
- the mreC gene encoding rod shape-determining protein MreC → MTGLISSRSSRLARRRAIVYAVLVSVSIGFMAISGSSSVRELQSGVGFAFRPLQVTASSVAASIGSVVATVQEIDSLRQDNAALRAANDRLTADNGRLREIQHENDLLTALLAVKNGTTFHTIAATVIGRERPEIGRIVTIDRGTNDGLAVGDVVVAAGGALAGRVTDAASTTAHVTLINDPTSTVTGMMESNRVTGDVTGQLGGVLVMRNIEATARVNIGDQVVTAGIDLGGGIRSPYPKGLLVGQVVDVQRDANAIVQTAFLQPTADLDKVEYLLVITDYQGGLPLPSAPGSPSPVP, encoded by the coding sequence ATGACCGGTCTCATCTCGTCCCGCAGCAGCCGCCTCGCCCGCCGCCGGGCGATCGTGTATGCGGTCCTCGTGAGTGTCTCGATCGGCTTCATGGCGATTTCGGGCTCATCGAGCGTGCGGGAGCTCCAGTCCGGGGTCGGCTTCGCGTTCCGCCCGCTCCAGGTGACTGCGTCGAGCGTGGCGGCCTCCATCGGATCGGTCGTCGCCACCGTCCAGGAGATCGATTCGCTGCGGCAGGACAACGCGGCGCTGCGCGCGGCGAATGACCGTCTCACCGCCGACAACGGGCGACTCCGGGAGATCCAGCACGAGAACGATCTCCTCACCGCGCTCCTCGCCGTGAAGAACGGGACGACCTTCCACACGATCGCGGCCACCGTCATCGGACGGGAGCGTCCCGAGATCGGACGGATCGTCACCATCGACCGCGGCACGAACGACGGGCTGGCGGTCGGCGATGTCGTCGTCGCTGCGGGCGGCGCGCTCGCCGGTCGGGTGACGGACGCCGCATCGACCACCGCCCACGTGACCCTCATCAACGATCCGACCTCCACCGTGACCGGGATGATGGAATCGAATCGGGTGACCGGCGACGTGACCGGCCAGCTCGGGGGGGTGCTCGTCATGCGGAACATCGAGGCGACCGCGCGGGTCAACATCGGCGACCAGGTCGTCACCGCCGGGATCGACCTTGGCGGCGGGATCCGCTCGCCGTATCCGAAGGGACTTCTCGTCGGTCAGGTCGTCGATGTCCAGCGGGACGCGAACGCGATCGTCCAGACCGCGTTCCTCCAGCCCACCGCGGACCTCGACAAAGTCGAGTACCTCCTCGTCATCACCGACTACCAGGGCGGGCTGCCGCTGCCCTCGGCGCCGGGGTCGCCGTCGCCGGTGCCGTAG